The following are from one region of the Thiocapsa rosea genome:
- a CDS encoding NADH-quinone oxidoreductase subunit J, with translation MGFEKFLFYVFAAITLVAAGMVITRRNPVHAVLYLVLAFISSAALWILLEAEFLGIVLILVYVGAVMVLFLFVVMMLDVDIATLRAGFIRYLPFGALIAVVLALEIFLIVGPANFGLQQFPSPVPAGPEVSNTEELGLLLYTVYVYPFEIAAVILLVAIVAAIRLTLRRRPETKYMDPAKQVRVKKGPDRIRIVKMPSESAAVPAVAASAAPQESTE, from the coding sequence ATGGGCTTTGAAAAATTCCTATTCTATGTGTTCGCGGCCATAACCTTAGTCGCTGCAGGGATGGTGATCACGCGTCGCAATCCGGTCCACGCCGTCCTTTATCTGGTGCTGGCCTTCATCAGCAGTGCGGCCCTTTGGATTCTGCTCGAAGCGGAGTTCCTCGGCATCGTGCTCATCCTGGTCTATGTCGGCGCCGTCATGGTGCTGTTCCTGTTCGTGGTCATGATGCTCGATGTCGATATCGCGACACTGCGCGCAGGCTTTATTCGCTATTTGCCCTTCGGTGCGCTGATTGCGGTGGTGTTGGCACTTGAGATCTTTTTGATCGTCGGGCCGGCCAACTTCGGATTGCAGCAGTTCCCGTCGCCCGTGCCGGCAGGCCCCGAGGTCAGCAATACCGAAGAGCTCGGTCTGCTGCTCTATACCGTCTACGTGTATCCGTTCGAAATCGCCGCGGTCATCCTGCTTGTCGCCATCGTCGCCGCGATTCGCTTGACGCTGCGTCGTCGGCCCGAGACCAAGTACATGGATCCGGCGAAGCAGGTCAGGGTCAAGAAGGGTCCGGACCGGATTCGTATCGTCAAGATGCCTTCCGAGAGTGCCGCGGTTCCGGCCGTTGCTGCCTCGGCTGCACCACAGGAATCGACCGAATGA
- the nuoI gene encoding NADH-quinone oxidoreductase subunit NuoI: MLKATREYLQSLLMVELFKGLSLTGAYMFKRKFTVQYPEEKAPISPRFRGLHALRRYPNGEERCIACKLCEAVCPALAITIEAEPREDGSRRTTRYDIDLFKCIYCGFCEESCPVDSIVETGVYEYHFENRGENIMTKEKLLAIGDKYEADIAAARAADAPYR; encoded by the coding sequence GAAAGCCACACGTGAGTACCTCCAAAGCCTCTTGATGGTCGAGCTCTTCAAGGGCTTGAGCCTGACCGGCGCTTATATGTTCAAGCGCAAGTTCACGGTTCAGTATCCGGAGGAGAAGGCCCCGATCTCGCCGCGTTTTCGCGGTCTGCACGCCCTGCGGCGCTATCCGAACGGCGAGGAGCGCTGCATCGCCTGCAAGCTCTGCGAGGCGGTCTGTCCGGCACTGGCCATCACGATCGAGGCCGAGCCGCGCGAGGACGGATCCAGACGGACAACCCGATACGACATCGACCTCTTCAAGTGCATCTATTGCGGGTTTTGCGAGGAATCGTGCCCGGTCGACTCGATCGTCGAGACCGGGGTCTATGAGTATCACTTCGAGAATCGCGGCGAGAACATCATGACCAAGGAGAAGCTCCTCGCGATCGGGGACAAGTACGAGGCGGACATCGCCGCGGCCCGCGCCGCGGATGCGCCTTACCGCTGA